The Burkholderiales bacterium JOSHI_001 genomic sequence GCGGCGTCGGGGGAGATCGACCTGATGGAGATCGTCGGTGAGAAGCCTGAAGAAGTGCTCAACAGCATCCACTTCGGCTCCAGCTACCCGAAGCGGACGCTGATCACCACCACCCACGCACTGTGCAAGGGCGCGAAAGCCAGCCTGGTGTCGGACTGGCACACCTATGCCGTGGAATGGGAGCCGGGCGAGATCCGCTTCTTTGTGGACGAGGTGCAGACCTGCACCTACCGCCACTGGTGGAGCTGCAGCAAGTTGCGCCAAGGGGCCGGCGTCGAAGCGAAGAAGGAGGCCGACCTGAACCCTTGGCCCGCGCCCTTCGACCAGCCCTTCTACCTGGTGATGAACGTGGCCGTCGGCGGCAACTTCCCCGGCGCACCGAACGACCAGACCCGCTTCCCCGCCGAACTGGTGATCGACTACGTGCGCGTGTACGACAAGGTCGGCGGCTACGGCCCGCCGACAGCCCGCGGGCCGGGTGTCATGCCCTGGCAGAAGGGCCACGTCAGCGAGCGGCGCAACTGAGGACAGCCCCATGAGCAACGACGCCAAAGTCCCCGCCCGATCACCGTCGGCGCCACCACAGGCCGCGTTCGCGCCCGGTGGCTCGTCGGGCAGCGCGCCAGGCACAGGCACCACGGCCGCCAGCACGCCCAGCGTGGCCCCGCCACCCAGGCTGTCGCACGATGAGCGCGCCGCGCTGCGCGATGAGTTCCGCGCCGTGCTCGGCGGCGGCGTGCACGGCCTGTGCTTCAGCCCCTACCTGGAAGGGCAATCGCCCGGCGCGCAGGTCAGTGCGGCGCAGATCCGCGCGCGGCTCGAGGTCATCCGCCCGCACACCGCCTGGATCCGCAGCTTCTCCTGCACCGACGGCCATGAACAGACGCCGGCCATCGCCAAGGCCATGGGCATGAAGACCCTGGTGGGCGCCTGGCTGGGCACCGACGCCGCGATCAACGAGCGCGAGATCGCGGGCGTGATCGCCGTGGCCCAGGCCGGCCATGCCGACATCGTGGCCGTGGGCAACGAGGTGCTGTTGCGCGAGGACATGGGCGAGGACGAGTTGATTGCGCAGATCGAACGCGTGAAAGACCAGCTGCCCGGCGTGCCGGTGGGCTATGTCGATGCCTACTACCTGTTCGAGAAGCACCCGCGCGTCACGGCGGCCTGCGACGTGGTGATGGCCAATTGCTACCCCTTCTGGGAGGCCTGCCCGCGCGAGCAGGCACTGGCCTACATGCAAAGCATGATGCAGCGCACGCGCGCCGCCGCACCCGGCAAGCGCGTGCTGATCAGCGAGACCGGCTGGCCCGACCAGGGCAGCCCCTTCCACGGCGCCATTCCGTCGGAGGAAGGTGCGATGCGCTACTTCATCGACACCGTGCGCTGGGCGCGCGAGGAAGACATCGAGCTCTTCTACTTCGCCGCCTTCGACGAAGCCTGGAAGGTGGGCGCCGAGGGCGATGTGGGCGCCTACTGGGGCCTGTGGGACAAGGACGCCCAAGCCAAGTTCACCTGACCTCAAGATGCTGACGCTTCCCCAAGGCAGGGCCATCTGCTACTCCGGCTACCGCGAGGGCCAGGACCCGAACCAGAAGCTCTACCCCTCGCTGGCCGAGATCCGCGAGGACCTGCACCTGCTGGCCCGGCATTGGCAGCTGCTGCGGCTTTACGACTGCAGCCTGCACGCAGAGCGTGTGCTGCAGGTGATCCACGAAGACCGCCTGCCCTTTCGGGTGATGCTCGGCGCCTACCTCGGCGCCGAGGTGAACAACCCCGGCTGCCCCTGGGGCGGCACCTGCACCGAAGGGCAGCTTGTGGCCAACCGGCACGAGAACGGGGTCGAGCTGGATCGATTGATCGCGCTGGCCCGGCAGCACGAGGACACCGTCTTCTCGGTGGCCGTGGGCAACGAAGCCACCGTGGACTGGACCGACCACCTCGTCCCGGTGCAGAACATGATCGAGCATGTGCGACGCGTCAAGGCCGCGGTGAGGCAGCCGGTCACCTTCTGCGAGAACTACGTGCCCTGGCAGCACAAGCTGCGCGACCTGGTGCCCGAGCTCGACTTCATCTCGCTGCACAGCTACCCGGTGTGGGAGTACAAGCCCATCCACGAGGCGCTGGCCTACACCCAGGCCAATGTGGCCAGCGTGGCCGAGCGCTGGCCCGGCAAACCCATCGTCATCACCGAGGCCGGCTGGTGCACGGCCAGCAATGGCCGCGGCATGCACGCCGAACACGCGGTGCAGGAATTGCAGGCGATTTACTACCGGGACCTGATGGCCTGGACGCGCCAGGCCCAGCTGCTGTGCTTCGTCTTCGAGGCCTTCGACGAACCCTGGAAGGGATCGCCCGACCCGCTGGAGCCTGAGAAGCACTGGGGCCTGTTCACCGTGTACCGCAGGCCCAAGCTGGTGATGCAGGCGCTCTACCCCGAACGGTTGGCGGCGTCGGCCTGACCCCCTCCGACGCCCCCGCAGCGCAGGCCGGGCCCGGCGCTTTGGGATCCAGCAGGACGGGCTACACGCCCTTGCGGCGCCGCTCCAGCTCGGCATTCACCTCGACGGCGCGCGCCTCGTCCAGGTCGTAGTCGCGCATGAACCACATGGCCAGCAGCGTGCCGCAGATGGGCACGCCGGAATAGAACAGGCGCAGGCCGTCCACGGCGCCTGCGGGCTGAACGGCTGCGCCCGGCGTGAAGGCGACGAAGGCCATGATGGCCCCGCTGAGCAGGCCCGCCACGGCAAAGCCGAGCTTGACCATCCACCAGTAGATCGCGCCGAAGATGCCTTCGCGCCGCTTGCCGGTGGCCAATTCGTCCAGGTCGCACACGTCGGCCGTCATCGACATCATCAGCGTGAACAGGCCACCGATGCCGAAGGAAAAGAAGGGCAGCGCGAACATGAACATCCAGGGCTTGCCAGGCACCATCAGCAGCCACAGCAGGATGTAGCCCAGGATCGACACGCCCTGCGACAGCATGAAGGCTTTCTTCTTGCCCAGCTGGCGCGACATCCAGGCCACGGTGGGAATGACCGCGAAGGTGGTGATCAGCGCGCCGATGCTGCCGAACAGCGTGGGCCAGATGCCGGCGGCCGCCGTGTTGCCGTTGAAGAGGTGGTAGACGACGATGAAGAAGGAGAACGCCGCCACCGTGTTGAAGGCGTTGAAGATCAGGAAGGTGGCAATGCACAGCTTTCGGAAGGGCACGCAGCCGAAGGCTTCCTTGAAGCCGGCCAGCAGTTCCTTGAAGCCCGTGCCGATGTTCGCCAGGGTCAGCGGGACGAGGTGCGTGTCGTCCTGGGTCGATCGGCTGGGCAGGAACAGGGCCGGCACCATGGCCAGCAGCATGCACGCCACGCCGACCCAGACCGACAGGGTGCGCGCGGCCGTGTCGGCGTTCGGGAACCACTGGGGGTCGTACATCACCACCCAGAACCAGGGTGCGATCACCCAGGCCCACTGGCCGATCCACTGGGCCACGGCCATGATGCTGGTGCGCTCGTGGAAGTCGTCGCTCATCTCGTAGCCCATGGCCACGTAGGGAATGCTGAAGACGGTCAGCCCGGTGAAGAACACCAGGGACCAGAACAGGAAGTAGGCAAAGTTGTAGGGGATGCCATCGGCCCGGTACAGCTGCCACATCGCCACGAAGCCGATGCCCAGCATGATCGCGCCGATGAAAACGTACTGCCGGCGCCGGCCCCACTTCGACCGCGTGTTGTCGGAGATGAAGCCCATGATCGGGTCCAGGACCGCGTCATAGGCCCGCGGCAGGAAGAACAGGATGCCCCACATCCAGGTCGGGAAGCCCATGTCCTGCACCAGCACGACCATGAAGATGCCCAGCGCCGCCGGGAACATCTGGTTGGCCAGCATGCCCAGGCCGAAGGCGACCTTCTGACCGAACGGGACCTTGCGGCTGGAAACGGTGGCGGACATGGTGTGTGTCTCTCTCGTTCGATTTATCGGACTTCGGGCGCGACGTCAATTTCGACGGCCTCGACGCCCATCGGGTCGAAGCGCGCCTGCGGATGTTCGACCCAGCCTTGCGCGGCGAGCGTGCGAACGCGGGTGCGCACGCCGTGGCGGATGCGGTAGGGCACACGGGCCAGCGTGAAGCACAAGGCGCCGTCGGCCGGGACCTCGGCCCGATCGAGCAGCACCGGGTCAAAGCGGACCAGGCCGGCTTCGAAGCGCAGGCCCAGTTCGCCCCAGCGCGTGAGGATCTCTTCCTTCACCTGCCCGGTCATGCCGGGCTGCTGCGCGCCGCCTTCGGCCGCGGTGTGGCTGTAGGGGTCGGCCGGGAAGGCGCCCCACTCGGCGGGGCTCTTGCGGTAGCCCAGACCATCGCGCACGCGTTGGTAGTGCGCCACCAGCGCCGGCAGTTCGGGGGCCGCGGCGTCCGAGGCTTCGAACACGCGCTCCTGCACCGCCAGCAGCAGTTTGGCCACCATGTGCCAGTAGATGCAGCCCAGGCCCTCGTACGCGAACATGGTGCCCGAGCGGCCGGTGAAGGCGTGGTGCTGGAGCAGGCGTTCGTAGGCCGCGGCCAGCGGTGCGAGCGCCTCGGCGCCCAGGTCGCGCCCTGCGGCTTCCAGGTCGCCCCGGTTGGACAGTGCAGGCGCGAATCGCACCACGCCGTCGCTCTGGCTTTGCAGCAGGTCGGTGCGGTCCGCAGACAGCAGGGTTTGCACGATCGGCAGGGCCAGTGCTTCGTCGTCCAGCCGGTTGCGTTCCAGGAAGCCCGGCAGGGGGCGGTCGGGGTAGAGCATGAAACTGCGACGCCGCGGGTCGAACAGGTCGCTCGCGAACAGGGCATCGAGCAGGCGCACCGCGTCGGGCAGTGTCAGCCAGCCGCAGGACAGCAGCGCGACCTGCACTTCCAGCATCAGGTACAGCCGGCTCAGCTCGGCGCGGCCGGGCTTCGAGAAATCGACCAGGTTGTAGCCGTGGAACAGCCCATCGCCGCGGTGGTTGCGTTCCAGCGTGGCGTCTGTGAGCGGCAGCAGGTCCTGCGCCAGCCCGGCCAGCAGGCCGGCAGGGGCGCGCGCCGGCGTGCGGCCGGCCGCACCCCGGTAGGCCTGGGCGCGCCAGACGTCGAGCAAGGCACCAGCGCGGTCCACGAAGGCTCGGCGCGCAGCCGGATCGTCCGCCGCGGACGCGGGCGTGCTGCGCACCAGTTCGCCCAGGCCGGTGAGCGCCGCGAGCGTGGCTTGCGAAAGCGAGAAGGCGCGCTGCGCGGCCGGCAAGGCACCGATGAACCCGAGCAGGCGCCGCAGGTGCGCGAGGGTGACGATGGACAGGCCGTTGCCGACCAGCGCGTTGTTGGCGTCGTTCCACTCCGGCCGCTGCGTGTGCAGCCACAGCCCGCCGCCGGGCACCAGGCTGCCCGCTTTGGCCAGCACGATGATGGCCAGCTTCTCGGCCAGCGTGGCCAGAACCGGGTGGTCGTCCTCGTCGCACAACATCAGCCCGTCGGCGCCGATGCGCGCCGCGCGAGCGTGTGCACGCGCATGCGCCTCGTCGTCGAAGCGGATCGTGGACTTGGGGTTCGCGGTCTGCTCGGCATGGGCTTTCAGCCGGTAGGGCACATCGGCAAAGCTGAACAGCGCGCGATCCCACAGGTCGGACAGCAGCTCGGGCTCGCGCGCCTGCGCGGCCTCCAGCAGGCGCAGCAGGTAGATCACGGGGTGGTCGCCCCAGTAGCCGATGTTGCTCCAGGGGTTCTCGGGCTCGATGACTTCCCAGTCGATGCCACTGCGGCCGATGCGGTAGGGGTTGTAGCCGTCGGGCGTCATCGCGCCGAGGAAGGCTTCGATCATCGAAGCGGCGTAGGCGGGCTCGCTCGCCAGCAGCGCCTCCCAGTTCTGGAAGATGTCGCGCCAGTTGCCCTCGTGCTTGAGCACCCGCTCACCGCTGTTGTCGCGCACGCGGATGGAGAACTTGTTCCAGGGCCGGCTGGGGTCGCCGTGGCGGCGGCTGAAGGTCAGCGGCAGGTAGCCCAGCACGACGCGCTCGCCTTGCGCGCCTGCGACCCTGCGGGCGTCAGAAAGCGCTTGCGCACGCTCGATGCGCGGCGGCCAGGCGTCCATGGTCGCGGCCAGCCGCTCGGCGGTGGGTCGGTGGCGCTGGGCCACGAAGGCGCGCAGGTCGTCGCGGTGAAAGCGGGTGCCGTCGGCGAACACGCCGCCGCGCATGATGTTGAACAGCACATTGCTGCGGTGGTGGGCGGCCGCCATCGGATCGCCCGATTGCTGCAGCCCATCGGCGCGCGCCAGCAACTCGTCCACGCCGGCGGTGTTGGCGGCGATGGCGGCGCGGATCTCGGCCGGCGTGCCGCCGTCGGCGTCCAGCCTGCGCACCAGTTCCGCCACCTGCACCTGCGAGCGCGGCGAGTCGATGACCTGGTGCCACTCGAGGCCCTGCGCATGGACGGTGGCCTGGAAGTGGACGAGGAAGGCGCCCTTGCGCCCACGGGTCAAGGTCTCGGCCTCCAATGGTTCGCCGCGGCAGAAGTTTCGCAGCTGGTGATCCGACAGCAAGGTTTGCGCCGAGGCGGGCACACCGGCGTGCCAGGCCACCAGCGCTTCGAAAGACTCCTTGGGCTCGGCACGGTCCCAGATGCGGGCGTACAGCGCGTACAGGCCCAGGCGGCCGCCGGCGGCTGCCTCGTTCCACTTGTAGGCGTCGGTCAGGCTGCTCATCGTGGTGGCGTGCGCGACGCTGACGCCTGGCGGCACGAGGTTGAGCACGCCGTCGAGCACCTGCACCGGCACGTCGGCCGACGCCACGCGCAGCCGCGCCGTGCGCACCAGGCCCAGTCCCGCAGCGCTGGACCATTCGTGCTCGAAGCTCAGGCGGCCCGATGCGTGTTCCTCGCGAAAGCGCAGGCGCGTGCCGGACAGGTTCTTCCACACCGAGCGGGTGCCACCGCCGCCCTCCAGGCGCGG encodes the following:
- a CDS encoding beta-glucanase/beta-glucan synthetase (PFAM: Glycosyl hydrolases family 16) — its product is MSTPRRKGWKLVWADEFDGPGVDPKKWDFDIGNGFYDYKNHAWVPGWGNEELQYYTREPENVVVRDSCLVIRAVKAPLHGCGYTSARLKTKARDGTVLFAKLYGRIEFRAQVPWGKGLWPALWMLPVDDKYGGWAASGEIDLMEIVGEKPEEVLNSIHFGSSYPKRTLITTTHALCKGAKASLVSDWHTYAVEWEPGEIRFFVDEVQTCTYRHWWSCSKLRQGAGVEAKKEADLNPWPAPFDQPFYLVMNVAVGGNFPGAPNDQTRFPAELVIDYVRVYDKVGGYGPPTARGPGVMPWQKGHVSERRN
- a CDS encoding exo-beta-1,3-glucanase (PFAM: Glycosyl hydrolases family 17), yielding MSNDAKVPARSPSAPPQAAFAPGGSSGSAPGTGTTAASTPSVAPPPRLSHDERAALRDEFRAVLGGGVHGLCFSPYLEGQSPGAQVSAAQIRARLEVIRPHTAWIRSFSCTDGHEQTPAIAKAMGMKTLVGAWLGTDAAINEREIAGVIAVAQAGHADIVAVGNEVLLREDMGEDELIAQIERVKDQLPGVPVGYVDAYYLFEKHPRVTAACDVVMANCYPFWEACPREQALAYMQSMMQRTRAAAPGKRVLISETGWPDQGSPFHGAIPSEEGAMRYFIDTVRWAREEDIELFYFAAFDEAWKVGAEGDVGAYWGLWDKDAQAKFT
- a CDS encoding exo-beta-1,3-glucanase (PFAM: Glycosyl hydrolases family 17); the protein is MLTLPQGRAICYSGYREGQDPNQKLYPSLAEIREDLHLLARHWQLLRLYDCSLHAERVLQVIHEDRLPFRVMLGAYLGAEVNNPGCPWGGTCTEGQLVANRHENGVELDRLIALARQHEDTVFSVAVGNEATVDWTDHLVPVQNMIEHVRRVKAAVRQPVTFCENYVPWQHKLRDLVPELDFISLHSYPVWEYKPIHEALAYTQANVASVAERWPGKPIVITEAGWCTASNGRGMHAEHAVQELQAIYYRDLMAWTRQAQLLCFVFEAFDEPWKGSPDPLEPEKHWGLFTVYRRPKLVMQALYPERLAASA
- a CDS encoding Na+/melibiose symporter-like transporter (PFAM: Major Facilitator Superfamily), whose product is MSATVSSRKVPFGQKVAFGLGMLANQMFPAALGIFMVVLVQDMGFPTWMWGILFFLPRAYDAVLDPIMGFISDNTRSKWGRRRQYVFIGAIMLGIGFVAMWQLYRADGIPYNFAYFLFWSLVFFTGLTVFSIPYVAMGYEMSDDFHERTSIMAVAQWIGQWAWVIAPWFWVVMYDPQWFPNADTAARTLSVWVGVACMLLAMVPALFLPSRSTQDDTHLVPLTLANIGTGFKELLAGFKEAFGCVPFRKLCIATFLIFNAFNTVAAFSFFIVVYHLFNGNTAAAGIWPTLFGSIGALITTFAVIPTVAWMSRQLGKKKAFMLSQGVSILGYILLWLLMVPGKPWMFMFALPFFSFGIGGLFTLMMSMTADVCDLDELATGKRREGIFGAIYWWMVKLGFAVAGLLSGAIMAFVAFTPGAAVQPAGAVDGLRLFYSGVPICGTLLAMWFMRDYDLDEARAVEVNAELERRRKGV